The DNA window AAAGCCTTTTTAAGAGCAGGAGTTCCTAATATTGCAATTCCCCAAGATAATGTGCTATTTGCAACTTTATATAAGTATGCAAGACAAAATCATATTTCTTATTTTTTGTCAGGTAGCAATTTTGCATTAGAATCTATTCTTCAAAAAGGAAATAGTTATGATGCATCTGATAAAGTGCATATTAAAGATATACACAAAAAATATGGAAAGTTAAAATTGACAAAAGAATTGCCGTTGATTTCTATATTTGATAAACGAATTAAATATCAATACTTTTATAGAATAAAAACATTAAAATTATTGAATTATGTTAAATATGAAGCGGCAGATGCGCTTTCTAAGTTGAACGCAGCTTGTGGTTTTGAGTATTATGGTGATAAACATTGCGAATCCATATTTACTAAATTTATGCAAAGATATTATTTGCCAGAGAAGTTTCATGTGGATAAAAGAAAATCGCATTATTCGAGTATGATTTTGAGTGGACAGATGACAAGAGATCAAGCATTAAAAAAACTTGAGGAACCACTATATAATAAAGATGATTTGGAGAAAGACATATCATATATATTAAATTATTTAGGTTTGACTAGAGATGAATTTAATCAAATTATGGAGGAAAAGCCACGGTCACATGATGAATTTAAAAAATCTGCATTTAACCAATTAGTACATTTCATTTTGAAATTTAGAAAGTATTAGGAGGCAGGAGAATTACATTGCGTAAGATTAGATTGATTGTACTTAATCCATATGACAGCCTTCAATTTTATGAGCATAGGCCAATGCAAGAAGCTAAATATTTTCAAAAACAAGGGCATGAAGTTGAAGTGTTTATACTTCAGCGAAAAGTTATTGGAAAAGGAACTATAGAGAATAGCATAGATGGGATACCGGTTAAGCATTTTCTATGTAAGTCGGCCAATATGGAACAGCTTTTAAATACTAATGTGTTTATTAAAAAGATTAGGAGTATTATTTATGCTCTGTGGTTTTTGAAATTTATTATTTGGCTTAAAAATCAGTTAAAAACGGACGAAAGAACTTATTTGATTGCACATAATTTGGAAATGGCTTTTGCAGCATGTGTTGTTAACAGAAAAAAGAAATTCTCCGTTGTTTTTGTTATGCGTGAATGGTATGAAGGACAAACATTAAGTAGATTGAAACGAGGAGTAATTAAAAGAATTAGCCACTGGGTACAAAATGAAAGTGATACATTAGTCCATGTGGGACAAGTCCAATTTGATACGACACAGAAGAGGAATAGAAAAAAAATTCTTTACATTCCTAATTATCCAGAGGCGAAAAATTATTCTGATATAGAGCATGTCAAGAGCGATAAAATTCGGATTAATTATATTGGTAGTGTCCGAGATGTAAAGTCTTTAAAAATGTTAATGGATGCTGCGGATGGATTAGAGAGAATTTCAATTGGAATCCATGGGATGGGAGAAGCTTACGGTAAGTTAAAAGAAATAGAAAGTTGTTATAGAAATGTGTGTGTAACGGGATATTATGATTATCAAACAATGACTAAAAAATTGTTTTCCAATACAGATATACTATACTGTGCATATGACATTAGTGTTCCCAATTGGCGGGTTGCATATCCAATTAAGTTATATGAAGCGATAGAAGTCGGGGTACCGGTATTGCTTTGTAGGGGTATGGCACCAGAAAAATTTGTTTGTGAAAATGACTGCGGTTATCTATTTGATTATAATGTAGAATCATTGAGAGAGGTTTTATTGAACATACAAGAAAATGGGAAGGACTTTATGAAAAAGTGCGAAAATATGCGAAAATTGAAAGGAAAGTATACATGGGATAGTGTAGTTAAAGAATACGATAAAGCGATTTTGAAATAGAATAAAGAAATGTCAAGCAGAAAATTGTAAAAGCTTTTTAATACAAAATACAGATAAGAATGTGGTCAAGATGAAGAAGACCCTCTATGACTGTTATGAGATGAGAAGCAGACGGCAGTAGAGGAAGTAAAGGTGTTTAATGAAGAAATTTCTTGAAAATATTTGGATAATAGGTAATTTAGATAAGGAAAGTAGAAAGGCATTTCTATTAAGTAGACAAGACTATATGGCAATGATTAAGAGTCTATAGCTTTGAAAATGTATTAATTTATAAGATCAAAAAGAAAGGAAATAGGATGTTTTGCTTTTATAAACATCATACAAGTTGTTATGTCAAATTCTTTAATTTATAAATGTAACAATTTGAAGGCATATATATATTTTTTGTTGATTGCTTTAGTGTATAAATTGGCTTTAGAGATGGGCTTTTGGTATCTTTTGCAAGAGGCATATAAAAATACATCAACTTATAGATTTGAGTTTTCTTTTTATAAATTTATATATGGTTTATTATGGATTATGATATTATTTGCGCTGATTAGGCATAACGAAAGGAAACCATCTACCTTTTTTTTACAATTTCAATATATGATCGCTATCATTCCAATTACTGTTATTTTTGCTTTTAGTGATGAGAAAATATTTTATTATACTGTCGTTTGTTTGGCTTTTGCGCTAGCAGAAGTATTGGTTTTTGTTTCTAAAGATGTCCAGCTTCCTCAAATTAATATTGCCTCAAAAGTA is part of the Lachnospiraceae bacterium KGMB03038 genome and encodes:
- a CDS encoding N-acetyl sugar amidotransferase: MRRYEMEKIICKRCVMDNVGDPYIIFDENRICNYCKAAEEANRQCYFPNNEGKKRLEEIVRKIKEERKKERYDCMIGLSGGLDSSYLAYIGHQYGLRMLAVHIDDGFDTEITQRNIKRIAESFNIDLIIEKPNKPLFADVTKAFLRAGVPNIAIPQDNVLFATLYKYARQNHISYFLSGSNFALESILQKGNSYDASDKVHIKDIHKKYGKLKLTKELPLISIFDKRIKYQYFYRIKTLKLLNYVKYEAADALSKLNAACGFEYYGDKHCESIFTKFMQRYYLPEKFHVDKRKSHYSSMILSGQMTRDQALKKLEEPLYNKDDLEKDISYILNYLGLTRDEFNQIMEEKPRSHDEFKKSAFNQLVHFILKFRKY
- a CDS encoding glycosyltransferase family 4 protein, which codes for MRKIRLIVLNPYDSLQFYEHRPMQEAKYFQKQGHEVEVFILQRKVIGKGTIENSIDGIPVKHFLCKSANMEQLLNTNVFIKKIRSIIYALWFLKFIIWLKNQLKTDERTYLIAHNLEMAFAACVVNRKKKFSVVFVMREWYEGQTLSRLKRGVIKRISHWVQNESDTLVHVGQVQFDTTQKRNRKKILYIPNYPEAKNYSDIEHVKSDKIRINYIGSVRDVKSLKMLMDAADGLERISIGIHGMGEAYGKLKEIESCYRNVCVTGYYDYQTMTKKLFSNTDILYCAYDISVPNWRVAYPIKLYEAIEVGVPVLLCRGMAPEKFVCENDCGYLFDYNVESLREVLLNIQENGKDFMKKCENMRKLKGKYTWDSVVKEYDKAILK